The stretch of DNA gtaaaataaaaaataataataataatcaatacacagaagtatatatttttaaacctgcataattagctaaaataaatccaggttagcaggcaatattaacctgtctaggatgagcgtgccgctagcggcacacccccccactgaaaaaccagtgccgcgaaattaaaaaaaaaattttttttcaaatatttaactttcacacattaaagtctaatacagctaatgaaagacacagatcttgtgaatccagtcaacatgtccgatttttaaaatgttttacagggaagacacaatgtaaagatgtacatctattacctaaaaacacattagcataatccaccatcttttatttgtccaacaacaccagtagctatcaccaattcggctaaactaagatatttatagcccctaaccaacaaaaaaactcatcagatgacagtctgataacatatttatggtatgggataggttttgttagaaaaaagtgcatatttcaggtagatggcatggttacaattgcacccaccgtcacaaatggactagaataattacaatgagcaacgtgtttacctaactactaatcatcaaacatttcgtaaaaatacacagcatacactaatcgaaagacacagatcctgtgaatacagacaatatttcagattttctaagtgtcttacagcgaaaacacaataaatcgttatattagcatagcacatagcacatagcagcccagcattgattctagccaaagtgggcgataacgtcaacatcgccaaaaatatattaattttttcactaaccttctcagaattcttcagatgacactcctgtaacatcatattacacaatccatatagagtttgatcgaaaatgtttatatttagccaccaaaatcatggttagacaatgtgaaatgtagctcagctggtcagaaaatgtccttgcgccacttagacagtgatctactcttatacataaatactcataaacgtgactaaaaaatatagggtggacagggattgatagacaatttcattcttaatacaattgcggaattacattttttaaattatccttacttttcaatacagtttgcgccaagcgaagctacgtcaaaaaacatggcgtcctaagccactaacatttttcgacaaacacgatttatcataataaaaatgtcctactttgagctgttcttccatcagtatcttgggcaaaggatcctttcttgggagtaatcgtcttttggtggaaagctgtcctcttgccatgtggaaatgccaactgcgttcgggatgaactgaaaagcgtgcccagctattcacagcgtttcaaaaataaatgtcccaaaatcgcactaaacggatataaattgctataaaacgctttaaattaactaccttatgatgtttttaactcctataacgagtaaaaagatgaccggagaaatataacaggctaaactaacgcttggaacaggagcgggtcggtgtcctccacgcgcgttacgcaccaagaaaagacttgctagctacagggttttttaatttatagtgcctgtgaacgcgcaatcgaccccattgaaatcgtcatcacgtaaaggcatccaggggaagacgtaagcagtgtccgtatagtcatagcaataacagtgcccttttaactgactccagaacagtggccaaaatttctgaaatctgactccatgtcagggaaattgctgtagaatgggctctgttccacttagagacaaaatttcaactcctatagaaactatagactgttttctatccaataataataataatatgcatattgtacgatcaaggattttgtgggaagccgtttcaaaaattacacgattagcataaatagtcacaacagcgcccccatcctcaacaggttaaccaggtgaaattgtgtcacttccctTGCGTTGAttgcagggtatatgcaacagtttgggccgcctggctcgttgcgaactaatttgccagaattttacgtaattatgacataacattgaaggttgtgcaatgtaacaggaatatttagactgatggatgccacccgttagataaaatacggaacggttccgtatttcactgaaagaataaatgttttgttttcgagatgatagtttccggaatcgaccatattaatgacctaaggctcgtatttctgtgtggtataattaagtctatgatttgatagagcagtctgactgagcgatggtaggcactagcaggctcgtaagcattcattcaaacagcactttcgtgcattttgccagcagctctgctgtttatgaattcaagcctatcaactcccgagattaggctggtgtaaccgatgtgaaatggctagctagttagcggggtgcgcgctaaaagcgtttcaaacgtcactcgctctgagacttggagtagttgttccccttgctctgtatgggtaacgctgcttcgagggtggctgttgtcgatgtgttcctggttcgagcccaggtagcggcgaggagagggatgaaagttatactgttacactggcaatactaaagttcctataagaacatccaatagtcaaaggtatatgaaatacaaatcgtatagagagaaatagtcctataattcctataactacaacctaaaacttcttacctgggaatattgaagacttatgttaaaaggaaccaccagctttcatatgttctgagcaaagaacttaaacgttagctttcttacatggcacatattgcacttttactttcttctccaacacgcattatttaaaccaaattgaacatgtttcattgtttatttgaggctaaattgattttattgatgtattatatcaaGTTAAAAtgagtgttcattcagtattgttgtaattgtcattattacaacaacaacaaaaaaattggctgatttaatcggtatcggctttttctgtcctccaataattggtatcagcgttgaaaaatcataatcggtccaCCTCTAATTGAAATACATCAGTGAAAATCAAAGGATATATCAATATTTTTTTCAAGTCAATTTTATTTAACTTTGCTTTCAGCTGGCAGCTTATTTGTACCTTTAAAATACTATGCATTCTATTCGGAATTATGCGACTTTTCGTCAGGATTCTGCGTGCGCGGATTCCATGCGGGTCTACAAATAAGCAACTAAGTCTAAATTGAAATATTGTCATAAAATACAAATATTGTCATAAAatacaaattacatgaccctTCCCCGGACTTGTTCTAAAAGATACTTAACCCTCCCCCTGACTGAAATTGCAAAGCATGACCCTCCCGGTAACTattttcctccaggtaactaTTGTGTAAATTTTAATCTCTCCCGTAGCAGGTTTGACTTTTTGCACATCTCCTGTTCGGCCCTGTACTGCTGCAGCACAACCCCAAGAGTAATTTACTCTGGCCCATAAACCACATGGTATTTAGGCTAAGTCACTAGTCTGGATCATAGCAAGACAAGTACATCTTTACGAAGCTGAAGGAAAAATTAtaattttgtttttgtttgaatCAATGACTCATCTTTGATTTCAATAAAGAAAAATATTTGTAGTGTTGTAAGTACTATATATATAGTAAAACAAATATTGTTTTAAAAGGTGCAATAGCGGGTTAAAGCATGACAAATAATTTGGTGGTACAGTATTGCATTAGGGAGTCTGTCTCCCTCTTCAGTCTGCGGTAGTTAAAACATTAACTGGTTATTTCCTTTGAGTCACAGCTCTACCAGTGAAGTCAGTGCAGGAAATGAGACAGATATTCCCCTCTTTCTATTATCACTGTAACAGACTAGTCTCAATCTTGCGTGCTTGCTTGCTTATTTGTTCTTTGTTTTATTTCAGGTGATGCAGGACAAAATCATCTGCCTTCCCCAGAGAATGTCCATGCCGAACCAAACAATACTCTTACCAAATAAAACCGAGCTGGTCTCACCCGCTGTGCCACAGGACGTGCACGAGATGATGGGCCTGAAAACCAACCTGGACCTCCAGCAGTACAGCTTCATCAACCAGATGTGCTACGAGAAGGCTCTGCACTGGTACGCCAAGTACTTCCCTTACCTGGTCCTCATACACACCCTGATCTTCATGGTGTGTAGCAACTTCTGGTTCAAGTTCCCAGGCTCCAGCTCTAAAATAGAACATTTCATCTCCATCTTGGGAAAATGCTTTGACTCCCCCTGGACTACCAGAGCTCTGTCTGAAGTGTCTGGAGAGAACCCAGAGGAGAAGGTATTgtttgtatatatgtgtgtgtacatgcctgaaatcattttttttgttgtCCAGGACTAAGCTCAATCTTCGTCTAAGAAACCTAACCTATATTGTACTGTATACATTTTAAATATGTCAAATAAAGTGCATTCATTCATTCAAGGATAAGAAGTGCAGTGCCAGCAGAGCGATCCTCAACGTGTCTGTAGAGGGGAACCTTGACAACCTGGAGAAGACCCAGTCCCTCAAATCCATCCCAGAGAAGATTGTCGTGGACAAGCCCACAGCTAGTGCCCTGGAAAAGAAGGAAGGAGAGCAAGCCAAAGCTCTGTTTGAGAAGGTGAAGAAGTTCCGCCTGCATGTTGAGGAGGGTGACATCCTCTATATTATGTATGTTCGCCAAACTGTTCTCAAAGTGATGAAGTTCCTCCTCATCATCGCATATAACAGTGCGTTGGTCTCTGAGGTGCAGATCACAGTGAAGTGCAATGTGGACATGCAGGACATGACGGGATATAAGCATTTCTCCTGTAATCACACCATGGCCCACCTGTTCTCCAAGCTGTCATACTGTTACCTATGCTTCGTGGCTGTGTATGGAATCACCTGCCTCTACACTTCCTACTGGCTCTTCTACCGCTCGCTGAAGGAGTACTCCTTCGAATACGTACGGCAGGAAACGGGAATCGATGACATCCCAGACGTGAAGAATGACTTTGCCTTCATGCTGCACATGATTGACCAGTATGACCCACTATACTCCAAGAGGTGCGTTGTCTTTGTAATTGTAAAAGTAATTTAGCTCTTCATTGCTATTGATAAGTATGCAATGCCTCCAATTGTAAAAGTTTCCTTTGCCCATCCTTGGACAATAAAGTCATCTTTGAcgacttctctctttctctctcttgttctcagATTCGCAGTGTTCCTATCGGAGGTCAGTGAAAACAAACTAAAACAGCTGAACCTGAACCATGAGTGGACGCCAGAGAAGCTGCGTCAGAGACTGATGACCAACCACAACAACAGACTGGAGCTGCAGCTCTTCATGCTGTCTGGGCTTCCAGACACCATCTTTGAGGTGACAGAGCTCCAGTCCCTGAAGCTGGAGATCATCAACAACGTAACCATCCCAGCCTCCATCGCCCAGCTTGAAGACCTTCAGGAGCTTTCTCTGTATCAGTGTTATTTAAAGATTCACACCACAGCCACCTCCTTCCTCAAGGAGAACCTCAAGGTATGCTATTCTACCATGTGCTATTCTCGTAGTCTTTTCATattggatatttatttttattcttcCTGGCGTTGTATTGGGTTTTTGTCTCgtacagtatgtgtattttgTCCGTATTTGTTATTGACATTGAATTTCCTCCTCCGGGATTAATAGGTGGAGTAgttctgtatgtaataaaacccttttgtgGGAAAATTCATTCTGatcggctgggcctggctcccaagtgggtggagaCAAATTAAATTGACCTCCAAGGCCCACTCATGGCTGCgcccttgcccagtcatgtgaaatccataaattagggccaatttatttaaattgactgatttccttctatgaactgtaactaagtaaaatatttgaaattgttgcattttatcTTTTTGTTTATCTAAGGTGCTCAGGGTGAAGTTTGATGACAGCAGAGAGCTGCCTCATTGGCTGTACCACCTGCGGAATCTAGAGGAGCTCTACCTCATTGGCTCACTGAGTCCTGACGCTTCTAAAAATGTGGTTCTGGAGTCCCTGAGGGAGCTGAAGAATCTGAAGACCCTGTCACTCAAAAGTAACTTTACAAAGATCCCCCAGTCCATTGTGGACGTGTCCAGCCACCTGCAGAGGCTGTATGTCTACAACGACGGCACTAAGCTGGTGATGCTCAACAATCTGAAGAAGATGGTGAACCTGACTGAACTGGAGCTGGTGCACTGTGACCTGGAACGCATCCCACATGCTGTCTTCAGCCTCACGAACCTACAGGTATGATATGCATTACTTTGACTGCCTGCTATCTGAGTGGTCAACAATGTGGTTTTGAAATATGTAAGGAGTTATTCCTTTCAGCTCCTAGTGGAGAAAAGGGCTTCAATGGTGAAATTCCAGCGAACCCTGTTCTGGGTGGTTTTCTTGACCTCAAATATGCAATATGTATTGCCAATTCCTGTAATATTGTGGTGTTAtacttaaaataaaatgttctaaCTCTACAGGAGTTGGACCTGAAAGAAAACAACCTGCACTCCATCGAGGAGATAGTCAGCTGCCAGCACCTCCGCAAGCTGACGTGCCTGAAACTCTGGCACAACAGTATCTGCTACATCCCAGAACACATCAAGAAGCTGGGCAGCCTGGAGCGCCTCTACTTCAGTCACAACAAGATCGAGATCTTGCCCTCGCACCTGTTCTTATGCAACAAGCTTCGTTACCTGGACCTGTCCAACAACGACATCCGGTTCATTCCGCCGGAGATCGGTGTCCTACAGAGTCTTCAGTACTTCTCTGTC from Salvelinus fontinalis isolate EN_2023a chromosome 5, ASM2944872v1, whole genome shotgun sequence encodes:
- the LOC129855434 gene encoding volume-regulated anion channel subunit LRRC8C-like isoform X2; amino-acid sequence: MLMIGVFRCTLQVMQDKIICLPQRMSMPNQTILLPNKTELVSPAVPQDVHEMMGLKTNLDLQQYSFINQMCYEKALHWYAKYFPYLVLIHTLIFMVCSNFWFKFPGSSSKIEHFISILGKCFDSPWTTRALSEVSGENPEEKDKKCSASRAILNVSVEGNLDNLEKTQSLKSIPEKIVVDKPTASALEKKEGEQAKALFEKVKKFRLHVEEGDILYIMYVRQTVLKVMKFLLIIAYNSALVSEVQITVKCNVDMQDMTGYKHFSCNHTMAHLFSKLSYCYLCFVAVYGITCLYTSYWLFYRSLKEYSFEYVRQETGIDDIPDVKNDFAFMLHMIDQYDPLYSKRFAVFLSEVSENKLKQLNLNHEWTPEKLRQRLMTNHNNRLELQLFMLSGLPDTIFEVTELQSLKLEIINNVTIPASIAQLEDLQELSLYQCYLKIHTTATSFLKENLKVLRVKFDDSRELPHWLYHLRNLEELYLIGSLSPDASKNVVLESLRELKNLKTLSLKSNFTKIPQSIVDVSSHLQRLYVYNDGTKLVMLNNLKKMVNLTELELVHCDLERIPHAVFSLTNLQELDLKENNLHSIEEIVSCQHLRKLTCLKLWHNSICYIPEHIKKLGSLERLYFSHNKIEILPSHLFLCNKLRYLDLSNNDIRFIPPEIGVLQSLQYFSVTCNKIENLPDELFFCKKLTTLKLAKNTLSLLSPKISYLVLLTHLELKGNHFEILPPELGFCRALKRSGLMVEDALFETLPSEIRDKMKTE
- the LOC129855434 gene encoding volume-regulated anion channel subunit LRRC8C-like isoform X1, whose product is MIPVTEFRQFSEQQPQFRVLKPWWDVFTDYLSVVMLMIGVFGCTLQVMQDKIICLPQRMSMPNQTILLPNKTELVSPAVPQDVHEMMGLKTNLDLQQYSFINQMCYEKALHWYAKYFPYLVLIHTLIFMVCSNFWFKFPGSSSKIEHFISILGKCFDSPWTTRALSEVSGENPEEKDKKCSASRAILNVSVEGNLDNLEKTQSLKSIPEKIVVDKPTASALEKKEGEQAKALFEKVKKFRLHVEEGDILYIMYVRQTVLKVMKFLLIIAYNSALVSEVQITVKCNVDMQDMTGYKHFSCNHTMAHLFSKLSYCYLCFVAVYGITCLYTSYWLFYRSLKEYSFEYVRQETGIDDIPDVKNDFAFMLHMIDQYDPLYSKRFAVFLSEVSENKLKQLNLNHEWTPEKLRQRLMTNHNNRLELQLFMLSGLPDTIFEVTELQSLKLEIINNVTIPASIAQLEDLQELSLYQCYLKIHTTATSFLKENLKVLRVKFDDSRELPHWLYHLRNLEELYLIGSLSPDASKNVVLESLRELKNLKTLSLKSNFTKIPQSIVDVSSHLQRLYVYNDGTKLVMLNNLKKMVNLTELELVHCDLERIPHAVFSLTNLQELDLKENNLHSIEEIVSCQHLRKLTCLKLWHNSICYIPEHIKKLGSLERLYFSHNKIEILPSHLFLCNKLRYLDLSNNDIRFIPPEIGVLQSLQYFSVTCNKIENLPDELFFCKKLTTLKLAKNTLSLLSPKISYLVLLTHLELKGNHFEILPPELGFCRALKRSGLMVEDALFETLPSEIRDKMKTE